The Flavobacterium piscisymbiosum genome includes a region encoding these proteins:
- a CDS encoding nuclear transport factor 2 family protein, translating to MKKGIILIVVFLVISCNNQNQSKPMDVSKNEQLVKQYFEYFNNHDWKKMAEMYTETADFKDPSLGQGIVKQTRQEIQNKYAELNKLFPDLHDKVVQIYPSGQKHIIVEFVSTGTAPDNSKFELPICTIFTIENGLITKDFTYFDNFDEGEE from the coding sequence ATGAAAAAAGGGATCATTCTTATTGTAGTCTTTCTGGTTATTTCCTGCAATAATCAAAACCAATCAAAACCTATGGATGTTTCAAAAAACGAGCAATTAGTAAAACAATATTTTGAGTATTTTAATAATCATGACTGGAAAAAGATGGCAGAAATGTATACCGAAACGGCTGATTTTAAAGATCCTTCTTTAGGGCAGGGAATTGTAAAGCAAACACGCCAGGAAATACAAAATAAATACGCAGAATTGAATAAATTGTTTCCTGATTTACATGATAAAGTAGTTCAAATTTATCCATCGGGGCAAAAACATATTATTGTAGAATTTGTTTCGACAGGAACGGCGCCGGATAATTCAAAATTCGAATTGCCTATTTGTACAATATTTACAATTGAAAACGGATTAATTACCAAAGATTTTACTTATTTCGATAATTTTGATGAAGGTGAGGAGTAG
- a CDS encoding DUF4249 domain-containing protein, whose amino-acid sequence MKKATLLLALFISIFFASCEEVVDVDLDTAPPKLVIEAAINWQKGTLGKQQTIKLSTTTGYFENVIPTVSGATIFIKNSKNEQFNFVEVNKTGRYVCTNFIPVIDENYTLTVISNGNTYTATETMKSVAPITRIEQNNEGGITGDEIEVRAFYNDPADADNFYLYKYVYSNKVTSTYYVSEDKFFQGNEYFSKSDDDDLEIGNEIEITHYGISKQYYNYMSILVSIAGSNVGGPFQTPPATVKGNIINTTDKANYPLGYFSLSEIDTKKFKIQ is encoded by the coding sequence ATGAAAAAAGCAACCTTATTATTGGCACTTTTTATTTCGATTTTCTTCGCAAGTTGTGAGGAAGTCGTTGATGTTGATCTCGATACTGCACCTCCAAAATTAGTAATCGAAGCGGCAATAAACTGGCAAAAAGGAACGCTAGGAAAACAGCAAACTATAAAATTGTCTACCACAACCGGCTATTTCGAAAACGTAATTCCAACAGTTTCCGGCGCAACGATTTTTATAAAAAACAGCAAAAACGAACAATTTAACTTTGTAGAAGTCAATAAAACCGGACGATATGTATGCACAAACTTTATTCCTGTAATCGACGAAAATTACACCTTAACCGTAATCAGTAACGGTAATACTTATACTGCTACTGAAACAATGAAATCAGTAGCGCCAATTACCCGAATCGAACAAAATAATGAAGGAGGTATTACAGGCGACGAAATTGAAGTCAGGGCTTTTTATAACGATCCTGCCGATGCAGATAATTTTTATTTGTACAAATATGTCTATTCAAATAAAGTGACCTCAACTTACTATGTGTCTGAAGATAAGTTTTTTCAAGGAAATGAATATTTCAGTAAATCAGATGACGACGATTTAGAAATTGGCAATGAAATCGAAATCACACATTACGGAATTTCGAAACAATACTATAACTATATGAGTATTTTGGTAAGCATTGCCGGAAGCAACGTTGGTGGGCCTTTTCAGACACCACCTGCAACTGTAAAAGGAAACATAATCAATACCACCGATAAAGCCAATTATCCGTTAGGTTATTTTTCGCTTAGTGAAATTGACACAAAAAAATTCAAAATACAATAA
- a CDS encoding archaemetzincin: MKKIILFLLIIFCSCNKEKVKEIRKETLNDTSKEIPEEASYFKQIKNNDVKLGEPVYGDWLYTRKEKGQTFDQYFRSKHIVPTSDANIIYIRPIGNFNALQKKQIELLNEYLEIYFQLKTKTLDPISNDVVPNSARRMNYGHEQLLAGYLLNDVLKEEKPLNRIALMGLSELDLYPKPEWNYVFGLASYRDKVGVSSIYRLQDGELTSENFDLCLSRLLKISSHEIGHMFGLHHCINANCVMNGTNSMEETDRHSIRLCSVCQRKLNSCIAYDNKKRLTDLEKYFKKNNLKDEFGLMKKDLEIIR; the protein is encoded by the coding sequence ATGAAAAAAATAATCCTCTTCCTGCTGATAATATTCTGTTCCTGTAACAAAGAAAAAGTAAAAGAAATCCGAAAAGAGACTTTAAATGATACTTCAAAAGAAATTCCTGAGGAAGCGTCATATTTTAAACAAATCAAAAATAATGACGTTAAATTGGGTGAACCAGTTTATGGAGATTGGTTGTATACCCGTAAAGAAAAAGGGCAAACTTTTGATCAGTATTTCCGGTCTAAACATATTGTTCCAACAAGCGATGCAAATATTATTTACATTCGGCCTATCGGGAATTTTAATGCTTTACAAAAGAAACAAATTGAGCTTCTCAATGAATATTTAGAAATTTACTTTCAATTAAAAACCAAAACTTTAGATCCAATTTCGAATGATGTAGTGCCAAATTCTGCCAGAAGAATGAATTATGGCCATGAACAGTTATTGGCCGGTTATCTTTTGAATGATGTTTTAAAAGAAGAAAAACCTTTAAACAGGATTGCTTTAATGGGGCTTTCAGAACTTGATTTGTATCCCAAACCAGAATGGAATTATGTTTTTGGTCTGGCCTCTTATCGCGATAAAGTGGGAGTGAGTTCAATTTACAGATTGCAGGATGGCGAATTAACTTCTGAAAATTTTGATCTTTGTTTATCGCGATTACTTAAAATAAGCTCGCATGAAATAGGGCATATGTTTGGCTTGCATCATTGTATCAATGCAAATTGTGTCATGAATGGCACCAATAGTATGGAAGAAACCGACAGGCATTCTATCAGGTTATGTTCTGTTTGTCAAAGAAAACTGAATTCCTGCATAGCATATGATAATAAAAAGAGATTAACTGACTTAGAAAAATACTTTAAAAAGAATAACTTAAAAGACGAATTTGGTTTAATGAAAAAAGATCTTGAAATTATTCGATAA
- a CDS encoding NADPH-dependent FMN reductase → MKKIKIFAITGSTRKNSSNYKILKYISQEIKDSFEVEIFENIDKLPHFNPDLDTENLPEEVVSFRNKIEKADGVIICTPEYVFSLPGSLKNALEWCVSTTIFSGKKTGLITASASGEMGHEQLILIMKTLEANLKDDTQLLISGIRGKINEKGEITNVETGDNLQNFISHYENQFSVS, encoded by the coding sequence ATGAAAAAAATAAAAATATTTGCCATAACAGGCAGCACGCGAAAGAACTCAAGCAATTACAAAATTTTGAAATATATTTCACAAGAAATTAAAGATTCATTTGAGGTTGAAATATTCGAAAATATAGATAAACTTCCTCATTTCAATCCGGATTTAGACACCGAAAATCTGCCTGAAGAGGTTGTTTCTTTTAGAAATAAAATAGAAAAAGCTGATGGAGTTATCATTTGTACTCCGGAATATGTTTTCAGTTTGCCGGGAAGTTTAAAAAATGCATTAGAATGGTGTGTTTCTACCACTATTTTTTCAGGTAAAAAGACAGGTTTAATTACCGCTTCGGCTTCCGGAGAAATGGGACATGAGCAATTGATTTTAATAATGAAAACGCTGGAAGCTAATCTAAAAGATGATACTCAATTATTAATATCTGGTATTCGTGGAAAAATTAATGAAAAGGGAGAAATTACAAATGTAGAAACCGGTGATAATCTGCAAAATTTTATCAGTCATTACGAAAATCAATTTTCAGTATCTTAA
- a CDS encoding TonB-dependent receptor → MITKKIGLIFILLITTLTSFSQEKFTLSGTITDFKNNETLIGVNVYIPALKIGTTTNEYGFYSLTVPKGEHEIEISYVGYQTIQKTITLNQNTKNNFAVHESGEELQEVVIKDNRGKINIKSPEMSANKLSIATIKKMPVVMGEVDVLKSILLLPGVTNAGEGASGFNVRGGGADQNLILLDEATIFNSSHVFGFFSVFNPDAIKDLKLYKGGIPARYGGRASSVLDIYQKDGNSKEFHVNGGIGLISSRILAEGPIVKDKGSFLIGGRASYAHLFLKLSEDQKDNSAYFYDLNTKLSYKLNDNNSLYLSGYFGRDVFSLNKNFTNTYGNATLNLRWNHLYSDKLFANLSLIYSDYYYGLDLDFVGFKWDSGIKNYNIKYDFKNYISDKFKLNYGLNGIYYEFNPGTIKPTNETSGINPDQLDKKYAFEPSVYIEAENQLSKKITISYGLRYSLFYRLGASTINYYDNNEPVIFNTDMQIYEKATPTSTQYFGKNKKIQSYNNLEPRFSASYQLNDDESIKASYNRMAQYLQLISNTSSPTPLDVWMPSDNYIKPQIADQVALGYFRNINDGAYSVEVETYYKKIQNRLDYIDGADLIANDAIEQVILNGRMRSYGVEFMVKKNEGKLNGWISYTLSKSQQQTPGRTPEETGINNGQWYNSAYDKTHNLAVTSAYTLNEKWSFGANFALQSGQPVSYPNGQYEYLGITIPNYGQRNENRLPAYHHLDISATLTPRKNKDRNWKGEWVFSIYNLYNRHNAASINFRQNVDTGANEAVQTSIFGIVPAVSYNFKF, encoded by the coding sequence ATGATTACAAAAAAAATTGGCCTTATTTTTATCCTCCTTATAACGACTTTAACTTCATTTTCTCAAGAAAAATTCACTTTAAGCGGAACAATCACTGACTTTAAAAACAATGAAACCCTGATTGGTGTAAATGTTTACATTCCCGCTTTAAAAATCGGAACGACTACCAATGAATACGGCTTCTATTCGCTAACTGTTCCCAAGGGCGAACATGAAATCGAGATTAGTTACGTTGGTTATCAAACCATTCAAAAAACAATTACCTTAAATCAAAATACTAAAAACAATTTTGCAGTTCATGAAAGTGGCGAAGAACTTCAGGAAGTTGTAATAAAAGACAACAGAGGCAAAATCAATATCAAATCGCCAGAAATGAGCGCCAACAAACTTTCTATTGCCACCATAAAAAAAATGCCCGTAGTAATGGGAGAAGTCGATGTTCTTAAATCGATTTTACTGCTTCCTGGTGTTACAAATGCCGGCGAAGGCGCTTCAGGATTTAATGTTCGGGGCGGCGGTGCAGATCAGAATTTAATTTTATTAGACGAGGCAACAATTTTTAACTCTTCTCACGTATTTGGTTTTTTCTCTGTTTTTAATCCCGATGCTATAAAAGATTTAAAATTATACAAAGGTGGAATTCCTGCACGATATGGCGGAAGAGCTTCATCTGTTTTGGATATTTATCAAAAAGACGGAAACAGCAAGGAATTTCATGTAAATGGAGGAATCGGCTTAATTTCGAGTAGAATCCTGGCAGAAGGTCCGATTGTAAAAGACAAAGGATCTTTTTTAATTGGCGGAAGAGCTTCGTATGCGCATTTATTTTTAAAACTATCAGAAGATCAAAAAGACAACTCGGCTTATTTTTATGATTTAAACACAAAATTAAGTTATAAACTAAACGATAATAACAGTCTGTATTTATCCGGTTATTTCGGTCGCGACGTTTTTAGTCTCAATAAAAATTTTACCAATACATACGGAAACGCCACCTTAAACCTGCGTTGGAATCATTTATATTCGGACAAATTGTTTGCGAATTTATCTTTGATTTATAGTGATTACTATTATGGTTTAGACCTGGATTTCGTAGGTTTCAAATGGGATTCGGGAATTAAGAACTACAATATCAAATACGATTTCAAGAATTACATCTCTGATAAATTCAAATTGAATTATGGTCTAAACGGTATTTATTATGAATTTAATCCCGGAACAATCAAACCAACAAACGAGACTTCAGGAATTAATCCGGATCAGTTAGATAAAAAATACGCTTTTGAACCCTCTGTTTATATTGAAGCAGAAAATCAGCTTTCGAAAAAAATTACAATTTCTTACGGATTACGTTACAGTTTATTTTATCGTTTAGGAGCTTCAACAATCAATTATTATGATAATAATGAACCTGTTATTTTCAATACTGATATGCAGATTTACGAAAAAGCGACACCAACATCGACTCAGTATTTTGGTAAAAACAAGAAAATCCAAAGTTATAATAATTTAGAACCGCGATTCTCAGCTTCTTATCAATTAAACGATGACGAATCGATAAAAGCGAGTTATAACAGAATGGCGCAATATCTTCAATTGATATCAAATACTTCATCACCTACTCCGCTTGATGTCTGGATGCCAAGCGACAATTACATCAAACCACAAATTGCGGATCAGGTAGCGTTGGGTTATTTTAGAAATATTAATGACGGTGCCTATTCTGTAGAAGTTGAAACCTATTACAAGAAAATTCAAAACAGATTGGATTATATTGATGGCGCAGATTTGATTGCCAACGATGCCATCGAACAAGTAATCCTTAACGGAAGAATGCGCTCTTATGGTGTAGAGTTTATGGTCAAGAAAAACGAAGGCAAACTAAACGGCTGGATCTCCTATACGTTATCAAAATCACAACAACAAACTCCTGGCAGAACTCCTGAGGAAACTGGAATTAATAATGGGCAATGGTACAATTCTGCTTACGACAAAACTCATAATTTAGCAGTTACATCGGCTTATACATTAAACGAGAAATGGTCATTTGGTGCTAACTTTGCTTTGCAATCCGGTCAGCCTGTTTCGTATCCAAACGGTCAGTACGAATATTTAGGAATCACGATTCCTAATTACGGACAAAGAAATGAAAATCGTTTACCTGCTTATCATCATTTAGATATTTCAGCAACTTTAACACCAAGAAAAAACAAAGACAGAAACTGGAAAGGCGAATGGGTTTTTAGCATTTATAATCTATACAATCGTCATAATGCTGCGTCTATCAACTTTCGCCAAAATGTTGATACCGGAGCAAATGAAGCTGTACAAACCTCTATCTTCGGGATTGTTCCTGCTGTTAGTTACAATTTTAAATTTTAA
- a CDS encoding NADP-dependent isocitrate dehydrogenase translates to MTQNSKIYYTLTDEAPLLATYSFLPIVQAFTATAGIAIETRDISLAGRILSNFPEVLTDAQKTGDALAELGQLATQPEANIIKLPNISASVPQLKAAIAELQSHGYKIPDFPEDPQNDAEKETKAKYAKVLGSAVNPVLREGNSDRRAPRAVKNFAKANPHSMGAWSADSKTKVASMPNGDFYGSEKSLTVSDADDVKIEFVAKDGTTTVLKASTPLKAGEIIDSSVLSLKKLKAFAADAIADAKKEGILLSVHLKATMMKVSDPIIFGAIVEVYFADLFKKYEALFAELNIDTRNGLGDIYAKIAGRPEQAEVEADITKAIENGPALAMVNSDKGITNLHVPSDVIVDASMPAMIRTSGQMYNKEGKQQDTIALIPDRAYSGIYTATIDFCKKHGAFDPKTMGSVPNVGLMAQKAEEYGSHDKTFQIKGDGVVRVVDNKGTVLMEQDVEANDIFRMCQAKDAPIQDWVKLAVNRARLSDTPAVFWLDENRAHDRELIAKVQKYLKDHNTTNLDIRILNPIAATEFTLDRIIKGLDTISVTGNVLRDYLTDLFPILELGTSAKMLSIVPLMNGGGLFETGAGGSAPKHVEQFTEEGYLRWDSLGEFLALGASLEHLGQTLDNSKAIVLSETLDEANDKFLANDKSPARKVGQIDNRGSHFYLAYYWAQALAAQNKDAELKAIFTPIAAKFEANEAKIDAELIGAQGKPQTLGGYYQPTPELVSKAMRPSATFNAIIAEIK, encoded by the coding sequence ATGACACAGAATTCAAAAATCTATTACACCTTAACTGATGAGGCGCCATTATTAGCGACTTATTCTTTTTTACCTATTGTTCAGGCATTTACTGCTACTGCTGGTATTGCAATTGAAACTAGAGACATCTCTTTGGCAGGTAGAATTTTATCAAATTTTCCTGAAGTTTTAACAGATGCTCAAAAAACTGGAGATGCATTGGCAGAATTGGGGCAATTAGCAACACAACCTGAAGCTAACATCATCAAATTACCTAACATTTCAGCATCAGTACCTCAATTAAAAGCGGCTATTGCTGAATTACAATCTCACGGTTACAAAATCCCTGATTTTCCGGAAGATCCTCAAAACGATGCTGAAAAAGAAACTAAAGCAAAATATGCTAAAGTTTTAGGTTCTGCTGTAAACCCTGTTTTACGTGAAGGTAACTCTGATCGTAGAGCGCCAAGAGCAGTTAAGAATTTTGCAAAAGCAAATCCACACTCGATGGGTGCATGGTCTGCTGATTCAAAAACTAAAGTTGCTTCTATGCCAAACGGTGATTTCTACGGAAGTGAAAAATCACTTACTGTTTCAGACGCTGATGATGTAAAAATCGAGTTTGTTGCAAAAGATGGTACAACAACTGTTCTTAAAGCAAGTACTCCGCTTAAAGCTGGTGAGATAATAGATAGTTCTGTTTTAAGTTTAAAAAAATTAAAAGCTTTTGCTGCTGATGCAATTGCAGATGCTAAAAAAGAAGGTATTTTACTTTCTGTGCACTTAAAAGCTACAATGATGAAAGTGTCAGATCCAATTATCTTTGGCGCTATCGTTGAAGTTTATTTTGCTGATCTTTTCAAAAAATACGAAGCTTTATTTGCTGAATTAAATATTGATACGAGAAATGGTTTAGGTGATATCTATGCAAAAATTGCAGGAAGACCTGAGCAGGCTGAAGTTGAAGCCGATATTACTAAAGCGATCGAAAACGGTCCAGCTTTGGCAATGGTAAATTCTGATAAAGGAATTACAAACTTGCACGTTCCATCTGATGTTATTGTTGATGCGTCTATGCCGGCAATGATTCGTACTTCTGGACAGATGTACAATAAAGAAGGAAAACAACAAGATACAATCGCTCTTATTCCGGATCGTGCTTATTCTGGAATTTATACTGCAACTATCGATTTCTGTAAAAAACACGGTGCATTTGATCCTAAAACAATGGGAAGTGTTCCTAACGTAGGTTTAATGGCTCAAAAAGCAGAAGAATACGGATCTCATGACAAAACTTTTCAAATAAAAGGAGACGGAGTTGTTCGTGTAGTTGATAATAAAGGAACAGTTTTAATGGAGCAAGACGTTGAAGCTAATGACATTTTCAGAATGTGTCAGGCAAAAGACGCTCCTATTCAGGACTGGGTTAAACTTGCCGTAAACAGAGCTCGTTTATCTGATACTCCTGCTGTTTTCTGGTTAGACGAAAACAGAGCGCATGACAGAGAATTGATTGCAAAAGTTCAAAAATATTTAAAAGACCACAATACAACAAACTTAGATATCCGTATTCTTAACCCGATTGCTGCTACTGAATTTACTTTAGACAGAATCATCAAAGGATTAGACACTATCTCTGTAACAGGAAACGTTTTACGTGATTATTTAACTGACTTATTCCCAATTTTAGAATTAGGAACTTCAGCTAAAATGTTATCGATCGTTCCGTTAATGAATGGTGGTGGATTGTTCGAAACTGGTGCCGGAGGATCTGCTCCTAAACACGTTGAGCAATTTACAGAAGAAGGATATTTACGTTGGGATTCATTAGGAGAATTTTTAGCGCTTGGTGCCTCTTTAGAGCATTTAGGACAAACTTTAGATAATTCTAAAGCAATTGTTTTATCTGAAACTCTTGACGAAGCTAACGACAAATTCTTAGCAAACGACAAATCTCCTGCACGTAAAGTGGGTCAGATTGATAACCGCGGTTCTCATTTTTACCTTGCTTATTACTGGGCACAAGCATTAGCAGCTCAAAATAAAGATGCTGAATTAAAAGCAATTTTCACTCCAATTGCAGCTAAATTTGAAGCTAACGAAGCTAAAATCGATGCTGAATTAATTGGTGCACAAGGAAAACCTCAAACTCTTGGTGGTTACTATCAGCCAACTCCAGAGTTAGTGAGCAAAGCAATGCGTCCTAGCGCAACATTCAACGCAATTATTGCTGAAATAAAATAA
- the rplS gene encoding 50S ribosomal protein L19, with protein sequence MADLMKFVQTELVAKKDFPVFGAGDTITVYYEIKEGEKTRTQFFKGVVIQRRGSGNTETFTIRKMSGAIGVERIFPVNLPALQKIEINKKGAVRRARIFYFRELTGKKAKIKDKRR encoded by the coding sequence ATGGCAGATTTAATGAAATTCGTTCAAACCGAATTAGTTGCTAAAAAAGATTTCCCTGTTTTCGGAGCTGGAGATACTATCACAGTTTACTACGAAATTAAAGAGGGTGAAAAAACAAGAACTCAGTTTTTTAAAGGAGTTGTTATTCAAAGAAGAGGTTCTGGTAACACAGAAACTTTTACTATCCGTAAAATGTCTGGAGCTATTGGAGTTGAGCGTATCTTCCCAGTAAACTTACCAGCTTTACAGAAAATTGAAATCAACAAAAAAGGAGCTGTTCGTAGAGCTAGAATTTTCTACTTCAGAGAACTTACTGGTAAAAAAGCTAAGATTAAAGATAAAAGAAGATAA
- a CDS encoding cupin domain-containing protein produces MQSFGTSKEFIKGDDIEWEVVGEGIKRKILAYDDRVMLVNVHFEKGGVGTLHEHYHTQVTYVSSGKFDVTINGVTQTLKEGDSFYIPPHAIHGVVCLESGLLTDVFSPIREDFMQP; encoded by the coding sequence ATGCAAAGTTTCGGAACAAGCAAAGAATTTATAAAAGGAGATGACATAGAGTGGGAAGTAGTTGGTGAAGGTATCAAGCGCAAAATTCTGGCGTATGACGACAGAGTAATGCTGGTAAATGTTCATTTCGAAAAAGGCGGAGTTGGTACTTTACACGAACATTATCATACTCAGGTTACTTATGTTTCAAGCGGAAAATTTGATGTAACAATCAACGGAGTTACGCAAACCTTAAAAGAAGGCGATAGTTTTTATATTCCGCCTCATGCAATTCATGGAGTTGTTTGTTTAGAAAGCGGACTTTTGACAGATGTTTTTAGCCCAATTCGTGAAGATTTTATGCAGCCATAA
- the trmD gene encoding tRNA (guanosine(37)-N1)-methyltransferase TrmD, with protein MRIDIITILPELLRSPFEASIMKRAIDKGLVEVHFHNLRDYTTNKQKSVDDYPFGGGAGMVMTVQPIDACITHLKSEREYDEIIYMSPDGETLNQKMANTMSMYENIIILCGHYKGVDQRVRDHFITKEISIGDYVLSGGELGALVLSDALIRLIPGVLSDETSALTDSFQDNLLSGPIYTRPADYKGWKVPDVLTSGHFAKIDKWREDMAYEHTKNRRPDLLQE; from the coding sequence ATGCGAATTGACATTATAACGATCTTGCCTGAATTATTAAGAAGTCCGTTTGAGGCTTCGATTATGAAACGTGCTATAGACAAAGGTTTGGTCGAAGTACACTTTCATAATTTACGTGATTATACTACAAACAAACAAAAAAGTGTCGACGATTATCCTTTTGGAGGAGGCGCCGGAATGGTAATGACAGTTCAGCCAATTGATGCCTGCATTACACATTTGAAAAGCGAACGTGAATACGACGAAATCATATATATGTCACCTGACGGAGAAACGCTTAATCAGAAAATGGCCAACACAATGTCGATGTATGAAAATATTATCATCCTGTGCGGACATTATAAAGGCGTAGATCAACGTGTACGCGATCATTTTATTACCAAAGAAATTTCGATTGGAGATTACGTTTTATCCGGAGGAGAATTAGGCGCTTTGGTTTTATCTGATGCTTTAATTCGATTAATCCCGGGTGTTTTAAGCGATGAAACCTCAGCCTTGACAGATAGTTTTCAGGATAATTTACTTTCAGGACCTATATATACAAGACCGGCAGATTATAAAGGATGGAAAGTTCCGGATGTTTTAACCAGCGGTCATTTTGCCAAAATTGATAAATGGCGTGAGGATATGGCGTATGAACATACGAAAAACAGACGACCTGACTTACTTCAGGAATAG
- a CDS encoding sugar phosphate isomerase/epimerase family protein, which translates to MITRRNFIINTSLAAATVLALPSLAFTMDKKEIGLQLYTLRDELPKDVKSTLEKVAKAGYKTVETYGFSIKDQFWGLTPIELKKILDANNLKTPSGHYNLGSFLYDGNLEEVKAAIEAAQILKNEYLTVPWVDEPYRNDFHKIAARLNEAGKMCAAAGLKLAYHNHDFEFQKQDGITGYEILLKETDQDLVSFELDLYWVVRSGNDPVKLFKENPGRFKLWHVKDMDKVNPSLNTEIGSGSIDFKTIFKEVKQSGMKHFFVEQENNYNPNAFEAIKTSCDFILKQLI; encoded by the coding sequence ATGATCACAAGAAGAAACTTTATAATAAACACAAGCCTGGCTGCAGCAACAGTTTTGGCTTTGCCATCATTAGCTTTTACTATGGATAAAAAAGAAATAGGTTTGCAATTATACACCTTGCGTGACGAACTTCCAAAAGATGTAAAATCAACTTTAGAGAAAGTCGCAAAAGCAGGATATAAAACAGTCGAAACGTATGGTTTTTCTATAAAAGATCAGTTTTGGGGATTGACTCCAATTGAGTTAAAAAAGATCTTAGATGCAAACAATTTAAAAACTCCAAGCGGACATTATAATTTAGGAAGCTTTTTATATGATGGAAATTTAGAAGAAGTTAAAGCTGCGATTGAAGCTGCTCAGATTTTAAAAAACGAATATTTAACCGTTCCCTGGGTTGATGAACCTTATAGGAATGATTTTCATAAGATTGCTGCTCGTTTAAACGAAGCCGGAAAAATGTGCGCAGCTGCGGGTTTAAAATTAGCGTATCATAATCATGATTTTGAGTTTCAAAAACAGGACGGAATTACGGGATATGAAATTTTATTGAAGGAAACAGATCAGGATTTAGTTTCTTTTGAATTGGATTTGTATTGGGTGGTTCGCTCAGGAAATGATCCCGTTAAATTATTCAAAGAAAATCCGGGACGTTTTAAATTGTGGCATGTAAAAGATATGGATAAGGTAAATCCGTCTTTAAATACAGAAATAGGTTCAGGATCTATTGACTTTAAAACTATTTTTAAAGAGGTAAAACAATCGGGGATGAAACATTTTTTTGTAGAGCAGGAGAATAATTATAATCCAAATGCTTTTGAAGCGATTAAAACGAGCTGTGATTTTATTTTAAAACAATTGATTTAG